The genomic segment CTAAGTTTGTGATTAGAAGTACAATTTCTTAACAATTGTTATCGTCGGACAGCACCCTGACTTCTCAACTTTGTACTGTAATCAAAACAGCGAAAAATGAGAACAGTTATCGTATTCAATCATCCCAACGAAGGCAGTTATTGCCATGCCATTTTGCAGTCTGTCACCAAAGGACTGCAAAACGCCAGTCATGAAGTTGACCTAATGCACCTTGACAACGATGGATTTAATCCAGCAATGTCAAAAGCAGACCTAAAAGCATTTGTAGATCACCAACCTATAGACCCCCAGGTGATCGACTACAGCGAGCGCCTGAAACAAGCCGACCACCTCATTTTTATTTTTCCCATATGGTGGGACATTATGCCGGCAACAACCAAGGGTTTCGTTGACCGGGTGTTAGGTCCGGGAGTGATGTATGACCACCACCCCCGAGGTTTTGGATTGGTACCGCTTTTGAAAAATTTAAAAAGCATAACCATCATCACCACGATGAACAAACCTCGAATTTTATATGCTCTACTCATCGGAAATCTCATCCGAAAGGTAATGCTAAGAAGTATTTTTAAGACGATGGGCTACAAAAACCTTCACTGGATCAGTTTCACTTCAGTGAAATCAGTAAGCAGAGAAAAGCGTATTAAATGGCTTTCAAATCTTGAAAAACGATTTTCAAAACTTAACTAAATAAACTTTATACCATGAAACTGAACAGAAATTACGTCACCCCGTTTATCTCCCTAATTTTCCTTGTTGTAGGGATATCAGGTATGCTTATGTTTTTCCATTTATTGGACGGTTATACCGAAGTAGTGCATGAGATCTTTGGCCTTTTCTTTTTCATTTGTGCCATTTTTCACATCCTGCTCAATTGGAAACCCTTGAAAATTCATTTCAAAAAAGGGGTCTTTCTGCCTGCTGCATTAGCTTTGGCTATACTATCTGTACTATTTATCGTCGAGCAACAATACAGCCCGAAGGTAGATACCATTATTTTGGAAAGACTGGCTAAAGCACCTATTGCCGACGCGTTTAGAGCATTACAGGTCGATTCGCTTGCAGCCGTTAAAAGGCTGCGGGCAAAAGGTATATCCGTAGACGCAGGTGACACATTGGGGAATCTTTGGACCGACAATGAAACAAACATTATGGAAGTGTTTGATCTGATCACGGAAGAATAATACTATTCTTTGCTGTTGAACCGTTCGAAAAGAGACCTCAATATCTCTTCATTTTCTACAGACCAATCCAATAATGCAGTTCGCGAACACCCTTGTGAGACCGACGAGTTTTGATTGAAACTGACCTGAACGACAGTTGGGATGTTGGGTATAAGCATAAGGATCACGTTTCGGATAAAACAATCTTAGATTCGGCTAAGTCCGGCAAGAGATATGTACCGACATTTGAATCATTATTCATCACTAAAATACGAAGGAAATGTCAAACAAAATCGCATTAGTAACAGGAGGTACCAAAGGGCTCGGGAGAGATATGGCTATCAATCTCGCGAAAAAAGGATTAGATGTAATCATTACCTACCATTCCAATCCAGAACAGGCAAAACAGGTGATATCCGAAATAGAAAAAGTTGGACAAAAGGCCATTGCCTTGGCCTTGGATGTCACCGATATACCTGGTTTTGATCTTTTTGTTACTTCATTAACCAATTCATTGAAGATAAATTTCGGCACAGACCAAATCGATTATCTTATCAATAATGCAGGCTTCATTTATTATGCCGCCTATGCAGATGTAAGTGTGGATCAGTTTGATGATTTGCTGAATGTTCATTTCAAAGGGCCATTTTTTCTAACTCAAAAACTACTTAAACACATAAATGATAACGGTGGCGTGGTCAATGTATCAACAGGGTTGGCGCGTTTCTCAACTCCGGGATTCGCAACCTATGCCTCAATGAAGGGAGCCATAGAGACCTTAACCAAATATCAGGCACAAGAATTAGGTAAAAGAGGCATACGTTCAAATGTAGTTGCTCCCGGACCGATCGAAAC from the Sphingobacterium thalpophilum genome contains:
- a CDS encoding NAD(P)H-dependent oxidoreductase, with protein sequence MRTVIVFNHPNEGSYCHAILQSVTKGLQNASHEVDLMHLDNDGFNPAMSKADLKAFVDHQPIDPQVIDYSERLKQADHLIFIFPIWWDIMPATTKGFVDRVLGPGVMYDHHPRGFGLVPLLKNLKSITIITTMNKPRILYALLIGNLIRKVMLRSIFKTMGYKNLHWISFTSVKSVSREKRIKWLSNLEKRFSKLN
- a CDS encoding DUF4405 domain-containing protein, which translates into the protein MKLNRNYVTPFISLIFLVVGISGMLMFFHLLDGYTEVVHEIFGLFFFICAIFHILLNWKPLKIHFKKGVFLPAALALAILSVLFIVEQQYSPKVDTIILERLAKAPIADAFRALQVDSLAAVKRLRAKGISVDAGDTLGNLWTDNETNIMEVFDLITEE
- a CDS encoding SDR family NAD(P)-dependent oxidoreductase, with the protein product MSNKIALVTGGTKGLGRDMAINLAKKGLDVIITYHSNPEQAKQVISEIEKVGQKAIALALDVTDIPGFDLFVTSLTNSLKINFGTDQIDYLINNAGFIYYAAYADVSVDQFDDLLNVHFKGPFFLTQKLLKHINDNGGVVNVSTGLARFSTPGFATYASMKGAIETLTKYQAQELGKRGIRSNVVAPGPIETDIMGGAVRDNKEMNANLAAQTALGRVGLPDDIGGVVAFLCTDDAKWINGQRIEISGGSNL